DNA from Numida meleagris isolate 19003 breed g44 Domestic line chromosome 9, NumMel1.0, whole genome shotgun sequence:
TTGTTTCTTGCTAGGAGAAAGATATGCCCAAATTCTGCACTGAGAGGGAAACTTCATCCTTTTGGCATCCTGGCAAGTTTACAGCTCCCCTGGTTTTCATGCCAATGACTAAATGGAGACCTAGATAGCAGCCACTTTTTATAAGGCTCTTTTGGTAAAAGGGAGGGCTTTTATAAATGAAAAGTTCCCTGTTTGTAGCTCCCCTCCCACCCTCCTTTTGGCTGGGAATCTGGTGAGGGTGTTGACACACAACATACTTTTGCAGATGTTAGAACAAACTTCAATGAGGAGGCCAACGTACACAACTGTCCTTCTTCTGTTTTGGAATTACAGCTGCGGCAATAGATAGCTgctaaacattttccttttgggaGACTTGCTGCCATCTGCAGCGTGCACTACAGCTTTAAGTCACCCTCTGAAGTGGCTTGCCAAGCCCTACCACGTTTTGCTAATTTTCTTTGCCCCCTATcctgagcacagtgctggagaATGCAGAAAGCAAGCGAGTAAGCCAGGAAAGGCCATTTCTATTCCAGTGCACAAATAGGAATGTCACTGTAGAAAGCAGGGACCCCAGTTTAACTGTAGGGGAATCCAGGTTTAAATACTTGATGGGACATTTCTGAAGAGCAGAGGACACTTGCAAAGagcaaacaataaaacagaaactgttcAGACCCTTCCCAGAGTCTTCCCAGGAAGTGTGAGCTCAGTGTAGCTCTGCTTGCAGTGAATGACTCAGTTAAAACAGCTCTGTAGCTACAGTTGCACCCAAATAAGTAAGTTGCCTTGCTAAACACTGCTCTTTGATAGCAGTACCCCAGATTTTGCTTGCCCAATTCACAAGGATGACATTCTTGTTAAGCCACAACAATATAAGCGTGTTACACGCCTGCACTGGACAGCATCCTCGTGCGGAACTGAAACAAAGCGCTGCCTCCCGCACTTCTGTTCTTCAGCAAAGGAAGTTGGAAGTGTGCAGAAGACCATTCTGCTTAGAAATCTAAATGCTTCACTCCACTCTCAGCAATTAAATGGAAACTGTTGGACACGGACAGCTGAGCAGAGAATTTGTAAGAAGGGGCAGCAACCTTGGCTTGGAGACCTTAAATGTACTCATGATGCAAACAGCAGCGTAAACCATGTCTCATGTAAGCTGCCTAGAGACTCCAGAGATTGGCACAAGTCTGGTATTCTGCAGGACTGAAAGCCTTCAGCTACCAGGATgaagaatgggaagaaagagggTGGCAGTACGGGAAAGAGTCCACCAGCAAGTGCTGCAGCTTCCCACACGTCCTGCCCTAGCACTGCCAGGCACAAGCTCAGCACTTGTGTGTTCAGGAGTGGaaatttccactgcttttttttcttcccctcagttAACTTTGGAGGTACCTGTGGCTCCCTTCAGCAGGGGCCCAGATTGGGAAGCTGAAAGAGATTGCAGTGAGGTACGTTTGCCTGTGCTCTGAGGAGTCTGCTCCTGGGGTCTGCCCAGGCTGAACTTGGCAGAGAGACTGCGTTATTCCCACGGTTGAGGCAGCTCTTggttcagctgcagaaaaaaacacacaagaatCCTCTAACTGACAGTCCCTTTGCTTCCACTTTTTCCTCCATGATCTAACCTGATGAGGACCCAAATTCAGGAGATGACCTCACATCTGGCAGATAGCCTCTGGTGCAGTCTGGGTAGTTACTgacccagctgtgctctggcATCTGCTGGAGGTGACCACCTGGTGACAAAAGCCGGCAGAGGGGAACATGTTCCCACACCTCAGCCAGCAGATCACAAGCAGTTCACAGTCCAGCCACCCCTACCAGCAGCTGAAGCTTTACACTGAAATGGCTGAGAAGACACAGGTTTCTGTCACTCGCCTCTTGACAGATTGGTAGGATCAAGCAGAGAAGCTCAGCAAAGAGCTAGTATTGGTAAATGTCAGACTGCAGCTTTTTGGTTCTCCAGGCTTGTCAGATTAGTGATTTCCAGCTGGCCCTGGAAAGTGGGGTCAGCATAGCCAAGAGGTCATCCCTGCTTGCAGAAGACTGATGAGAAGACACAGGGCAGTCAGAGAGATGTGCTCACTGTCGTCACGGCCACTGACCAGTGTGAGCCTCTTTTGTTGCATGACATGCAGCCAGTGATTCAGCAGGAACTGGCtggctgcactgtgctctgaACTCACTTACAGTAAATTGCATACACTGTATTCATGGCTCACAATGGTCACTATCACATTAGGTTCAGTCATGACAGCTTTTCCTGGCACACCAGGCAGTTGTTTATGTCATGACTCAGTCTCAGCTGGCTCAGCAGGTAGGAGGGCAGATGGGCTGCCCTGCTTCCTGCCCTTTGGCTTTAGGGTTGGTGTCACTGACTCTCTACCTAAAATTGCTGGAGATCAGACCCTACCTAAAGCTGTACTCTGATATCTGAGTACTcagatgaataaaaataaagacaaagtaaattaattttttccttgtctcACACTAGTCTACAGAACCACAGAGCACAAGTAGAACTGAGAACAGCTCCCCTGGcttcttttttccacagctgtatAGCAAGCTTCCATCCCACTACAGGCAAGCCTCCTCTCCCCAGTGCCCATGGTGGAGGACACGAGCTACAGAGGGAGGCAGACAAGCAATGGACCACAAGGAAAGAATGAGGCTCAGTGTGGCAGCATCCCGGGCGCCAGCCTCAGAGACCGAGCAGCCTGATTTTTCCTTAGTATCTGTGGATATTATgctaaaaaggagaaaaatgttcttgTAGAAAGGAAACTGGGTGcgctggcagctgtgctgctgccttagAAGCATCTCCCCACGCATTCCCCTCCCCATGCTGTCCACTAGGTCTGTAATAGGTGGCCGCAGCCATTGGTCAGCATTTAATAGGGCATGCTGGAGGGAGACCTCAGCTTCTCAGTAATGGCCAGCAATTCCCCAGGGCCCTcactctgccctgctgcacacTCACTAGCTGACACCAACACTTAGTCACAGTCCCAGTTTTGGGAGACCAGCGGCTTTTGTCCATGGCCaagaaaaggcacagaaagtAGTATTAAAAGAGGAAGCTTGAAGCAGGGCAGGAATCCTTCCCTTGAACACCACTTACAAAGATTTCTAAACCCTGGTGCAGGCTGCCAGGTCTTTGCCAGGCAGTGtaacagcacagctgctcacaAGTAGAGCTTTCTCAGATGTTTTTGTAATCACAAAGCTTTGGGGTAAAATCGtttccaaacaaaaaagtttttaagcacacacaaaaacagGCCTGCTTGGGCTAAAACAAAACCTGGCTGTCACCGTGTTTTGGAGCCTTGCCTTCCTTATGTTCCCCGGTTAGCATGATCCTTCTGCGCCCCAGACAAAGAACCCTTCTTTCCAGAGTGCTATGGTTCAGGCCCTAACCTCTTCTCCGTGCTCTCAGGAAGACATTTGGCCCCATCATCTTATGCGCAAACTAATTGAACAAATACACTTTCCCAAAAATACTCCTCAACTCcttgctggccatgctggcTGCAAGGGTCTTGCACTTTGTTGCTGTGATGTGCAGGTATAAAACCTTGGCACTGCAGTGAGCTGTaactgcagaaaggaagggCAGTATGTTCCTAGCAAAATAGCCAGAGTGAGTGTAAGGAGATCAGGCTTTAGCTCTACAGAATTGTTAATGGTGCTGTGTGGGTCAGGAGGGCATCCCTACTGGGATGCCTAGAGCATAGGCATGTAAGATTTCAGAAGTTGCTGAAGCCTCAAGTAGTTGCTGCCTTGTTGTACcataaacaaaacaggaagCTGCTAAGAGCATTAGCTTTGTCACCCTCATTTTATATAGTCTGGATGTTCTGACCCTGTTGTGATCTGTTGTGATTTCAGAATGTGGGGCCTGATTTCCAAAAAGGCTGAGACTACAGGTGCTCTTGAAGGCAATACAAAGGTGCTGGATGAGTGGAGGACGTTAAATAcctggcagaaaaataaatagcatctTACCTCTTGTTCCTACTGTGGTCAATAAGAGATTCAAAAcattgagcacagccctgagatGACTCTGGAGGAAGGGCAGAGCTGGTCGAATGGGGGACAGCCATACAATTCATTGCTCCCGTCCTCAGTTTTGTCCTATGCTTTTTACCAGCTGCCTCTTCTATGGCCTAATTGTTCCGTATTCTTAGGACAGTTCAAACCCCAGAAAATGTACATCTGTAGTgtctgctgctttatttttttcacttgcaaggagaaaaagatattAATTTTTTCACTTACACTGCTCTTAGCTGCTTCTTGTCTATGTGCAGCTGAAGCAGGGTTGGTGCAGCCAAGGTCAGAGCCTGGGATTCCTGTATTggttctgttctgcagagccacaggaacagggaagaaagcagagccCGTGGCATGTGGGTTTCCTACTTGCAGCCTGTAGGGAAGTTGGAAATAAAGTAGTTAATAGCATCTGAACTGCCACAAAACAACTTGGACTCTCAGTCTGATTTGCTGCATGCAGTTTGACCATTCACTGTACCAAcaactttctgctgctgtaagaGCTATTCCATATATTTTACAGAAGCAAGAAACTCTTAACTTTCTTACTACTTTACTTAGTAGTTGCAAAAATGagacaacaacagcaaacagcTCAGCATAACAAGATTCTGTTCACGGGAGCTATGAAGGGAAGTACTTGCCAAAGTGCAAAGGAATCTGTAGTTTAAACACAGGCTGGAACTGGATGTTATATAAAAACTGAAGGGATATACAGAACGCAGAAAGCTGCCTCTCTGTTCTTGACAAGTAATGCTTAGGCAAAATTCTCCACTCTTGCAGGTTCATGATATCAAATTTCAAGCTCCAactttggaagaaaaggaatCGTGGATAAAAGCCCTTAATGAGGGGATCAACAGaggcaaaaacaaaatatttgatgaGGTAAGAGATGCAGTTTTCAAACTCATGTACTTCTGTGTCAGTTCTCATTCACTGCTTATTAAGCTAGCAACAGAACTTGTCTGAGACCCCAGGCTCCCTGTCCTTCCTGAATGCCAGGCACAGCCAAAGGAGAGAAAGCCCATTCACAGCTGGTATGCAAGGCAGACCAAGCTGCATCCTCACATGCTAGGAGTTTTTAGTCCCTCCAGTTCCCAGCCCAAGAAGCTAGAACATGTAAGAGAGGCGTTTGCAACCTTTCTGGTAGGGTTagaggcagcaggcacagcaggatGAGTAGATGGGGTGCAGAGGGATTGTCAGTGCTGTGAGAGCTAACACCTCACTGAGATACCCATGGGACACCAGAGCTCACCAAAGTCAGCGGGAGATGGTCTGATGGCGTCAGTGGCTTTTGGATCAGGCTCTCAGTGAAGGCAGTGATGTTGCCCTGTCCTGGAGGATGCGACTGGCTGCAACTGGGAGGACTCGTCTTCCTCACACTGTCATGATGGCCAGCACCAAGCAGCTTGGAAATTGAGGTATTTGGTTAGGACAGTCTTCAAGACTGGAAAAATCTGCAGTGACTCAGTCCACCAGCTATTCTTGCTGCAGGCTAGAGAAGTCCAGTGGAAAGTTACTCCAAGGTTTCTCAGCCCATGCGctcttcctgccttcctctccACTGGCCCCAGCACTCCCCAATTCCCCCCACTCATGCTGGTGTGCAGAGGCGAGGATGAAAACTGCACATTCTCGAGCCTGACTAACTTTGCCCTGCTCCCTGTTACCTTGTAAACAGCCCCTAACTAAACTGAAAGAGCAGTATCTATTCTGTAGTTGTTTTTGTAACTAAAAGAAAGTGTACAAAACCACCATTATAGAAATGACACGAAGAATTGGGCAGGATAACTAGGAGACTAAGAAATCAGCAAGATCTGTTTAGCAAAGGAAACTAAAGCAGCAAGTAAAAGTTTTGAGAAAAGAGCTAAGTTCTGTTGGTGGTGCTCGAGAATGCAAACTCTGAGAGCTTTGGCTTTGCTTTGATTCAGGACAGGGCAAAAGCTGGAGGAGAGGCAGGAACATGCTCCTTTTTCACCTAGGCAAATCACATCCCACATCAGGTTTTTGCTTGGGCCTTGGACCAAGCAAGGAGCAGCATGTGTAATTACAGGAAGCAGCTATGAGCAGCCTGGGAAGCCAttacaaagcagagcagcagagagctgagcagCCAGGTCTGCTCTCATGTTACAGCAGGTCGGAGATGCAATGCCCTCTAACACAATGCTGCTCAGCCCTTGCTAGAGCCACCAACACAGactgggagctgcctgcagcagcgcAGCAGTGGGCAGCCCACAGTCCCCTCCCCAGCATGGTGTGGTGAGCTCTGGTGTCACCTCCCTTCCCTTTCACCTGGCGACAATGCTCCTGATGAGGACCCAGGTGCTCAGACAGAGCCAGACTGATTCTTGTTCGTTCCTCTAAGGATCAGCCCtcagatttaaaatgtttctgcacaGGCTAGGCACAAGCTAATGGGTCAAGCTCTCAGCTTGTTTAGATTAGCTGTTCTTCAGCCTATtagattgcccagagaagttgtggagtctttCTCCTCAGAAATCTCCTCGGAGATCATCAGAAGTGCCCTGGATAcagtcctgggcagcctgctctgggtggccctgcttgacAAGTAGAGGTTGGAgcaggtgacctccagaggtcccttccaaccttaagCGTTCTGTGATTCCTCCCTGCCTACACATGGAAGGCAGTGGATTTCTCCTCTGATTCCAGGAAATAAATTTGTTAATTCAGCTACAGTTGCAATTAATCCAGGTCACTGCTCACACCTTCTATTCAGCTTCCTGCAGTCATTAGAGCTGTACAAGGGAAGGTCTATTACAAAGAACTGCTGATACAGTTCATCGTCAGGTCACGGTTATTAATGGGCTTTCACCTCTAAGATGGCAACAGCGGTTTCAGAGCTGCGCTCTGCCACATGCAGGAGTCGTTCCAAGCTCAGACTGCAGTGGGGACAACAAAGCCCTCCTGTGTCCTTCTCTTACCTGCCCTCTTGGTAGAGGGGAGGCTGGTAATTGCAGACCTCTGAGGGTTGGGTGCTTTGATGTACAGTGCCTTTTAGATAAACATAGGCTTTTAGATAAACACGCACTAAAGATACCTTAAATATCCATAACATACATGTAGGGCTCTGCAGGCAAGTTGGAACTaagggaaaatattcaaaaacCTTCCCCGGATCCAAGTGCTGTATCCCTTCCTGCGTGACAGTGAGAATTTTATAGATGGACTGTGAGAAATTAATgaccttcttctttttctgtttcccttcctTTTAAAGGTGAAAGTAGATGAGAGCCTTTCCTTGGACCATGTAACTCGTGATAGAGTGAAAGTGGCCCACGGTCGCAGGCCGCCCACAAGAAGCCACCTCAAGGAGGTAGGTGCACACCCTGGGGACGGGCCACCTCCCCCGCTGGGACCAGCTGTACCCGAGCACACTGCTCCTTCCAGCTACAGGCAAAACCCCAGGAAAACCCAGGTGCAAGCAGCCCAGAGAAAGCTCACGAGGGAAACGGCTTCCCCTGGGAAACACAGTACCCTCACCTCTTTAACTAATCTCCGAGTTAACCCATAGATCTGTAGCTGCTGCGACGTGTTACAATATATTTAGCTTTCCATAACTCACGAGCTGCTTCGCTGTCTGGTGAGAGCCTTTATAGTTTCATTTTAATCAGAAGAGACCGAAGCTGCtatatttatttgcaaagaagTGATGATTTTGTAGCCACAGTGGTGTAAAGGTACAAGAACTGCACAGTCTGTGGGGAGAAGCTGTATTTCTTATTAAACTAACTGGAAAAAGCAGACAAGCTTTCAGGTTTACAAACCCTTCCTTAGCTCTGAAACAGAATACATTATTCTCCCAGGCAGTTTTATAGACTAGCCTGTCTACCCTTAACTGATTTTCTGGATCTGTCACCtaaaaaaataagggaaagaaataaCACTGCAAAATAAACCTGCAGCTCATTTCTGTGGGAGAGGTTCTTATGAATGTTTGATTCCTATGATTTATGAAAAAGCTTCCACAGACAGATTGATATTTTAGCAGAACATTAATCTAAATCAACAAAGGTTTCTAAATCAAACCTTCTTTCTTCAGACTTCCCAGACTCTGACTTATGTGTCTGCACAGCACTCAGATGGCCCTAGTGCAGGAAATGAGATGTCCCAAGATTTTTCACTTTGCATAGAGATGGAGGGAGTGTATGTCTTCTAGAAGCACGCAGAGGAATGAATCACAGGTTCCCATCCATcccttcagaaaacagcagagcaaaacatGACACAAGTTGCAGAAGCAATGAAGTGTGGATTCTCTGACGCATAGAACAGGTTTAGCAAAGCAGGATGCCCTTCCCTGGGCACTGATAAGCCCTCTCAGCCCTACTCAGCTCCCTGTTTTCATGAGATACCTCAGACATAAATATCTGTAAGTGCTCTCACTTTCAGACACATTCGAGAGAAGCTGGCTTCCAAATTCAAAAGCAGTAACAAGGGGAGAGGATAGAGCCTGCAGAAAGATGAGTATCGTAGTTGCTGGCTGCAGCATTGTGAGAGAAATGGGatgaatgaatattttcagtgcCAAAGCAGGCCAGGTAAGGACAGGTCAGGACCGAGCAGCCAGGATGCAGCATgcctgtctctctctctctctctctctctctctctctctctctctctcttaagGGCTGGAAAGGCAAGAGAGACTTTTCCTAAACTGCACTGTAGGAGTCTGGCTCTGGTTGCACTTTTGTGCAGCATTGGGTTCCCTCACACAGGAACTGTTACTGCCATCTCTCCCTCCAGTGCACTAAGCTCACATCCTGCTGTGCATTTACCACATCCACCCTTTTTAGGATACCCCCCTGCTAGAGAGGTTTGCAGGCAGCCTGCGGTTTGCAGGAGGTGTAACCGGCTAGTTTTAGCCCCAGCGTGACAGCAATGACATAGGCTGAGAGAGAGCAAAAAGGCAATGGTGTTATAATAGCACCTCTGGCCAAGTGATCTCAGTGTATGCTGACTACTTGTTTTATATGGTCACATGGAAATATGACAGTCCCaaaagcaggaagcagcagtgctttgggTAAGCAAACAGTAGATGAGGGGGTAGAGGGATTCAGCTACTACAAGTTAAAGAACTCAAATCAGTCAGAGCTGACTGCTTAGcactgacagaaagaaaacagagaaataagtATGTATAGTATATATAAGTAGTAGTAAGTAAGTAAGTATATATTGCTGTAGGGTACATGACTTGACCCTACTTTCTTCTTTGTcaggtaaaatattttggacTCACGATTATCACAGCTCGTTAAATCTGCGTACTGCAGATCTCATTGGGTTTCACTTGCTAGATAAATGCTACTGCTGTGAGAGGGTAGCACAGGGTGAtgctgcacagaagcagcacaagCTCCGTGTATTGCTCTTGAGCTGTAGAAGCAGCTGCTCTTAAGAGCGCTGTTTTTGTTATCAGTCAGATTCTCCTGGCAGTTTTGACAGATGTAAGTATAAACAGGGGGTGGATGTGCGAAACAGTAATCCCTCACCTTCCCCTTACAGCTGAAGTTTCATGCTGCAAGTGTTTGTACCACTGTATCCATAGCAATTCCTTGAAGGTAAGGGATTGAGCAGGGATTGATGgaatagaaactgaaaaagttCTCTCATGTTTCAGGCTGCCAAGTCTACATCAGATGGTATCCTGCGACTAGATCTGGATATAGTAGACAATGGACCACCAAACTTTGACTCCACTATCAGTGAAAATGACAATCCGCCACCTCAGAAAGAGACTCCAAAGCCACCTATGCCACCTACAAAACCTTCTGGCACAAAAGAAAACCACGATGCAGAGAACAGCGTTCCTGATCAGGAACATAAAATGTCCCCTCCATTGCCTCCAGATAAGAAGCTTAAGGAAGGCTTAGCATCAAAGGACAATGCAAACGCCAAGGAAGAGGACTGTGTAAGCAGAGAGGAGAACGTGGAAGAATCCAGCGCACCAGGTGAGGAGAACAGAGATCAACTTGTTGAGATCAGCAACAAGGGCACAGCAAAAGCTCCAATTCCTCTTCCTAAGAGTGTGCCAGACAAGCTAAAAGTAGCTTGGGACCAACCGGTCCTTGAGcctaaaaatacagaagacttGGAATTATCAGGAGATAGTAGCAAAGACAGCCTTGTTGCGATTTCTGCCTCAGATGTTGCAAAGCCTCCTGTTCCTCCTCCTAAGGTTCTGTCTGAAAAAATGATAGCCACTATGAACTCTGGACACGGTGACCTGGAAGCTGAGGGTTTGGAAGAACTGAGTTCTGGCAGTTCCAAGTCCCCGGTGAACGGCATTGAAGCTGGTGAAGCAGCAGAGTCAGCATCCCAAACAGCTGAAACTGaagaaggaaatgggagaaCCTCAACTGAGAGGGAACAGCAAACTTcagcagaacagagagagagTTCCCTAGCTACAGAGACAGGCCATGAGACTGTCAAAGGaactactgagaaaaaaatatctgtagaaaCCTCTTCAGCTCTGAAACTTCGCAGTTCTTCTCTAGGAGACTTGTTGTCTGATTCCAAAAGCACACAGAGAGCACTTCCATGCCAGGGTCTCGCTGAGGATTCCCATTACTGCTTAGCTAAAATGGAGGAGAAAGTTGCAAACGAACgggagaaggcagaaaaactTCTGCAGAAGGTTTTACGGGAAGGGTTGGAGCAGGCCCAGGAGGGCAACGGGCCCCCGGTGGTGGCAGAGACATTACTCAATGAGGCTGTAGAACAACTTCGGCAAGCTACACAAGTCTTGCAAGAAATTAAAAGTCttggagaactgaaaaaagaagcaacacagaaacagaaagaaaagcaaaaggatcTAGTGACTCTTTATAGGAGAAGTGCTCCCTGACACGCTCTTCAAAGAGACTTCTTTCtcaaaattcaaaagcaaaacttttgCCTTTTATGAGTTGTACCATTGCTAGGCCAGTGTTCAAAAGGTGGTGTTTTGCTGTGCATGCACCATGTTTATGGAACAGAATTGAGCTTTCAGTTAtagcctctctctctctctttcttcatgcTGTATACACATACTAGTCCAGCTCTGATCCTTTAGCAGAACAGAAGGTTACAAGACATTGAACAGTTTGAAAATGTGAGCACTCATTATGGACTTGAGCCAAAGTCCTTTTGAGTGAATGGATCGGGCCTTAACGATTTTGGATAGTCAAACCA
Protein-coding regions in this window:
- the PLEKHO2 gene encoding pleckstrin homology domain-containing family O member 2; the encoded protein is MEQDTKEEVSEKPKPAPSAEKFGWIKKSSGGLLGLWKDRYVQLRKTQLVVYEDEDEQKCIETVELESYDKCQELRALLKKKNRFILIRSPGKKVHDIKFQAPTLEEKESWIKALNEGINRGKNKIFDEVKVDESLSLDHVTRDRVKVAHGRRPPTRSHLKEAAKSTSDGILRLDLDIVDNGPPNFDSTISENDNPPPQKETPKPPMPPTKPSGTKENHDAENSVPDQEHKMSPPLPPDKKLKEGLASKDNANAKEEDCVSREENVEESSAPGEENRDQLVEISNKGTAKAPIPLPKSVPDKLKVAWDQPVLEPKNTEDLELSGDSSKDSLVAISASDVAKPPVPPPKVLSEKMIATMNSGHGDLEAEGLEELSSGSSKSPVNGIEAGEAAESASQTAETEEGNGRTSTEREQQTSAEQRESSLATETGHETVKGTTEKKISVETSSALKLRSSSLGDLLSDSKSTQRALPCQGLAEDSHYCLAKMEEKVANEREKAEKLLQKVLREGLEQAQEGNGPPVVAETLLNEAVEQLRQATQVLQEIKSLGELKKEATQKQKEKQKDLVTLYRRSAP